In Setaria italica strain Yugu1 chromosome IX, Setaria_italica_v2.0, whole genome shotgun sequence, the genomic stretch cagatgaagaagatagggaaaTTGAAAGGTTCGAATCCAATCACAACAAGGGTCAGAATAACAATAATCAAAACAATGGCCAacacaacgacaagaaccgcaacaatCGCCTCAACAATGACAACTAGAATAACTACTCtggaggtcacaaccgcaagcgcaagccagacaatactgtcgtgGCAATTTCacagtcgtccaagaaaggtggcggcaagAATCAAGACATGCCCTCATTcaatgagctcctgaagaaacagtgcccatggcacctatACCACAAGCCCTCTACGATAGATTGTTTTAGTATACCAAGAGTGATGAAGAACTTGCCAGAGCCTTCTGGCACCAAAGACAGGGGCAAGgtcaaggaagatgaagatgatggtgacaatggcaaattcAAGAACTCATCCAacactgtcaacgtcatcttcagtGGAACCCCGGgcactgctactaagcggtcccagaagctcactcTTTGAGAGATAATGTCTATTAAACCTGTGAcaccaacgttcctcaaatggtctgaggtgccaattaccttctctaggAAGGTAGCCCCTCATTCTGGATCCGATTGTTGCTGACtccagacttactaaagtactcatcaacgACGGTAGCGGTCCCAACGTCCTGTTCACCAaaacactgaagaagatgggcctcgatatCACCGATAtactcaccccaacgaactctccgttctataGGATCGTCCCAGGCAACGTGTTGTACCCCTTGGACATGTGATTTTGCCAGTTAGCTTTGgtaccaaagaacactaccggatagAATACATCCACTTCGAGGTAGCGGACTTCGAAACAtcgtaccacgccatcctcggaagaccagcattggccaaattcatggccatcctacactacgtgtacttagtactcaagatgcctgGACCCAAGGGTGTACTCTCCCtgtgcggagacttgaagagaccGTATGattgcgacacagaagccgtggagctagcagcaactatccaagtaccaaactctatGATGCAAGTTTTTGTCGCATCCAAGAAGTTGTCCTCGTCAGAACTCAAAATCCCAGAAAataagtcgggggcaaccaaggtcaagacGGTAAGTGAAGTAGatccattgaccttgagactggcaATGGCTCCAAAATAGCTCTGATCATCACAAGGcgggatcctaaataggaaagcacgctcatcagcttcctccgggccaaccaagacatcttcgtgtggtacccaactttttgtgcccctattTGCAATCTGTGTACAGCAATTTTTTATGaccatctaacatacgctcaaaCTTTTTTGATTCCTGTCACATTcttgcagtcttcctttgcatctcgcaacacctgacctagataatcgataggaccttctgcctcacccatctcttcttcagccttacccattggagcatctgcaaaggcacctcgtTTAATTCAGttaggaatgttgtcatcttcttcatcatcatcgtcttccatcataactcatCTTTCtctgtgcttggtccaaacaaaatagttaggcatgaaactagaactgtatatgtgggtgtGGATAGtttttctggatgagtaatccttctcatttttgcaatttctgtgtGGATAACAAATGAAACTAGACAGCAGTTTGTTGGATTCTGTCGGATCCAGAAAATTACGCAAACCATTAATATACTTCATGGAGCGTTTGactgcgttgtacatccattgccgattcatctacaaagtattaccaaaCCAAAAATATTCTaatcatccatagaattatacatgaaatataacaaacatgatacaaataccattaaactcaaatgttgctaaaagtttagatagaaatacacaaatttaaatttcagatccaaacaacatgatacactacgacaaactcaaatgtcgctgaaagtttagatagaaatacacatttaaatttcagacccaaacaacatgatacactacaacaaaccatccactgagtagtATCcagaggactttaagcatccttaggcggcgaagacgaaggttttgctaacccagcctcatcctgtgatttattgtgcctcctgcaatggtagtactaagtggacctaAAACACCCGCGACTggtggtggagcataacgaccaccaaaaggagttTCCTGACCCGccacaacagcatcttcatgatatctttgcaaataatgaaacattgctctctcccatgtgctcattttcttcggcttatcacgagggccaactatggttttccccttgccgcgagaggaacaatgatcgcccccaccatcgccactaactccagcagcagtagccatctctatgtaccataatttatttattaacccatatttgcaaatgaataaactatgaacaaattatatttttcccacaatttatttagctcaaacataacatataaatgaaaagtttcttcattgtagcttattctaaaaatgattaattatgtacctctatttcatcatATTATCtttatgtaccataatttatctcgctcatatttgcaaatgactaaaatatgaacaaattatattttttctcataatttatttagctcatatttgtaaagactaaactatgaaattgtTCCTAACCtcgtatcaatttctttgactaatacgaaacatagcatccaaaaattgtagattattctaaaaatcataaatatgagctctaaataacacatgcatataaatgaaaaatttcttcattgtactttattctaaaaatcacaaattactctacctctaaaatataaaatttagtatactaaccatgtggttatcaagggaggatgaggTTCTAAcatttagaacacttgaatgagtgaaatccccacgaaatggtgttcaatctggcagcacctcccctatggcgCCATGGATAGAATGAAGTCcgagctgtggtgaatggctcgagcagaaggaagaagacggcggatttataggagggaagttagtaccggttggaggattcacccggtactaaaggctgcactaaaggccctcaggcacattagtaccgggtgaagacTCCACCTGGTACTGATGTgtaacctttagtactggttggagcccttaaccagtactaaaggagtCACGGGGGTTCCTGGGAAACTAGACATTAGACCTGATACTaatactcacattagtaccgggtcaaaaacgaACCAGTACTAAGGGTTAGGACCAATGCTCAATTTTCTGGTAGTGCTTACCCGCATGTCGGACGACGGCAAGGCCTTCGCGGAGCGTGCCGTGGAGTCCCTTGTTGCGAATGGCGCCACGGACATCAACAAGGGCCTCCAGGTGGCCTCTGAGGTGCTCGCCGACCGCCGCTACAGGAACACCGTGACCAGCGTCATCCTCCTCTCCGACGGGCAGGACACGTGCATCGGCCACCGGGACAGCTCGTGCCGCTTACGTTCAGGGCCGCCAGCAACCGTTCCGGGCCGATCCACACGTTCGGCTTCGGCACGGaccacgacgcggcggcgatgcACACCATCGCGGAGCTGACGTGCGGCACGTTCTCCTTCATCGAGACCTGGCGGTCATCCAGGACTCGTTCGCGCAGTGCATCGGCGGGCTCCTCTCGGTCGTCGTGCAGGATGCGCGCATCGCCATCGAGTGCGTGCACCCTGGCGTGCGCGTCCGGGAGCTCAAGTCCGGCCGCTACGAGAGCCGCATCGACGCCGACGGCCGCGCTGCGTCGGTGGACGTTGGCGAGCTCTACGCCGAGGAGGAGAGGCGCTTCCTGCTGTTCGTGGACGTGCCGGTGGCACAAGCTGGAGAAGACGCCACCCAGCTGGTCAAGGTGAGGTGCACAAACCGGGACGTCGCTGCCGGGCGCGAGGCCGACGTCGTCGGCGTGGACGCCATGGTCCAGAGGCCGGTTGAGGTGACCAACCCCAAGTGTCCGTGGAGGTGCAGCGGGAGCGCGCCCGCGTGGCCGCGGCCGAGGAAATCGCCGCGGCACGGGCAGCGGCCGAGCGAGGCGCTTTTGAGGAAGCCGGGACGATACTCCAACGCCAGCTCTATAGCTTGCGGAAGACCATGATGTCGATGGTTATGCAGTTGGGCGATGACGGTGAAGAGGACGAGATGCTCGAAAGGCTGGAGGAGGAGCTTGAAGAGCTCGGGGATTGCATGGAGGACGGGGCGGAGTACGAGAGGACGGGGTGAAGAAATGCTTAGGTTAATTAGGTTGCTTTTGTGGTTTGCTTAGTTTGAAGTCTGGATGGTTTAGGTGCTTTGCTCTTTCGATTAGGTATTATTAATGAGATGAGAGAGGGATATATCAATCCAATTTATTAGTTGCTTCAATTTCAGTTGCCTCGGAATTTTTTTTGCGTACCTTTTTAAGTACATACGTAGGACGCACACAATCATACACACCACATGTACGTGTTTATACACACGCTAGAGAAGAGATTGAAGGCTTCTGCAATTATTTGCATCACCGTATGTGCGTTGTTGGTGGTCCTTACCAACAAAATCCATGAATATCCAAACAAATTAAATCTGAGTTTAGAGAGAGACATCAATCCAATTTTTTAGTTGCTTCAGTTTCAGTTATTATGTCGGATTTTTTTTGCCTACAGTACTTGTGAAATTATTTGGTGGGGAAATTTTGAAGGAAATTTCCGATGCATCACTAAAAAAAGTTAATCCATACTCCCAAgcaacaaaatctatgaatctccAAGCAAATCCGGCTAGGGACATAAATTTGATATATAGATATAAATAAGAAACATAGTACAAACGGTacaattttttatataattaaTGCTCACCTTCTCACACGTAGTCAACTGATGTCACCGAACTGGTTGGTAAGTAAATTTAAGCTTTAGCTGCTGCAGTTGATAAAGTAGTCGCAAGCCCCTGCATGACCTGAACGACGATCCTATTTCAGCTGAAAAATAACCCTGAAGATTAATTTTTTCAGAGTTCCAGGGGTATACCCCCAGTCCGATTGCATTGCAAAAAGGACCACAAGATTCTGACTCATTTTACATCATGGAAGCACAAGTAACCCTTGCACAGAAACCTGACAGGCGTACACGCAGGCTGTCTGAGTTCTTAGTGCAGTTCAGAGCTCCCTCAATTAGTCTTGAGAGGCTGACAACAGACGCCTTACAACACTGCTAATTTAAGATAAACAGCACATTGGCCAGAACCACACTACTTGTTTACCCTTACCCAGGTCAGCTCCAGTGCGGCCAGAACCAGCCACATCCTCATTTTCTCTTAGAGGTGAACCTCCACACCTTCCATCAGCTCCCAGTCAGAGAGACTCTCTGGTCTTGACGCGCTGCCTCCAGCAAGGTGATCGACGCCTTGTACAGGTGCAGATGGCGAAAGGGACAGAGTTGCTCCCAATTCTTGAGGCTTTGACCATTGCGAGCATGGGATGCCACACCAGCTGCAAGTCCCGCCACCTGCCAGACTGAAAGCAAAAGGTGTTTCTAAGTTTCCATAAGCTCCACAGAGCAGCAGAGCTAAACCATTTAGCTAGAGACTCGAAACTAGAGAAACCAGGCAAGAACCCAGACGATTTTTAGATCATAGATTATCTCAAGTAGCAATCCTGTTACAAACCAGCAATTTACAACCAACAATATCTCCTGTCAATACATCCAATTAATATTTGATCTAAAGTTCACCCACAATTTCATTAACGTGCAATGTCAGACATTTTACAATCACAATCACAATGTGCTCTACTGTAAAATTTCTGTGGTCTGCACTGGGACATGCTTTCCAAGTCATTTCCAGAAGTTCTAGTCACAACAAATGCCTTCAAAGTCACTTGCAGAAGCTTTTGCAGAAGTGCTAGCGTTAGTTCCCTGTCAGGATGTGCAATTGCTGTGCCTCCTTCACCTGTGCAGCTGCATGTGTACTCTTTAGAGAAACCTGGGCAAGTAACAATTCCCAAACAAACGCCAGTTCCAGAAGAAGGTGACCGGGCGCGGCCCGGTGGCGTNNNNNNNNNNNNNNNNNNNNNNNNNNNNNNNNNNNNNNNNNNNNNNNNNNNNNNNNNNNNNNNNNNNNNNNNNNNNNNNNNNNNNNNNNNNNNNNNNNNNAAGAGAGTCGGCTCTTTGTGCACGCCGCACCGAGAGGGGCGAAATTGCGATCCGGTCCATCTCCTGCGTGTCTACGCGGCATGCATCAAGGGCGGGTACGCACAGGACTTCTTTTCGAGCCGTCACGGCACGGCACGTCCACACCGATCTCCGGCATATATTCGTAGCCTCAAGGGCGTAAACAAATTAAAGCCCAATCTGAAGCGATCCCTAGGGCCTAGGCGCGTCACGatggaggacgccgccgccgctataGTTTTCAAATGGGCCGCCCGGCACTAGCCCGGCCCTAGCCTGATATGGCCCGACACTAATAGGCCCGGCAGTATTTAGGCCCGAAGTGTTTTCATGCCAGGCCGAGCTGGCATGTCGTGCCGAAGAGGCGGCCCAGGTTCGGCCCAAAGGCCTTTTATCGGGTCGGGCCAGCCCGCTGGCATGGCCGTGCTAGTGCCGGGCCCGGACCTAGCAGCGGTGGCGGGCGCCCCTTCGACCTCCAGTAGCCCCCCGCGGCGGTAGGTGCGGCCCCATGCTGCccctcgcggcggccgcgctTCCCGGCAGCCCCCCGGTGGCGGTAGCCGTGCCTCCAGGCGCCCCCCCCCCGGCAGCCCCAACGGCGGTGGCCTCACCTCCAAGCGGCCCCTGCGGGGGCCCCCgaggaaagaaaatgaaaagtgGATTGAGGAAGAGTGGAGGGAGGCGCCTCTAGTGCATCGAGAGAGAAGTGGAGCTGTGGAGGTGAGGTCGTGAGGAAGAGCAGGGGGAAGCGGGGAGCCGAGGAGGGGAACGCTGGCGGCGGGGGTCGCGGAGTGCCGTGTGGTCGAGGACTCGAGGTCGCTGGAGGCCTAAAGCGTAACTTGCGCAGGGGAGGAAAGGGGAATTGTGTGGGTGGGACGGAAAAAGGACGGCCTAGTGTGGGGATTGGGGAGAGATAGGGAGGGAAGGAAAAATAGTTTATATATTAGGGTTAGGAAATACAGGTCATTATCGGGCCAGCCCAAAATCGTGTGGTGCTCGTGCTGACCCAACATGCCGAGGAGGCAGCTCAGACTGCACTATCATCGTGTCGGGCTAGCCCTGACACTGTTCACCTCGTGCCGGGCTTTTTAGTGTCGGGCCTCAGGCCGCCCAatgggcctggcccatttggaaAATATGGCTGCCGCCGACCCGTGCGCCATCTGCCTCAGCGACGTCGGCCGGGGCCAGGCCATCTTCACGGCCGAGTAACACACGTCTTCCACCACCGCTGCTTCTCCGCCAGCGTCGCGCACGGCCACCGGGACCGCCCGCTCTGCAAGGCCCCGTGGCGCGACCTgccggccgtcggcggcggcccgccggtccgccgtcctcctcctcccgcaagGCGACCGTCTTCTCATCATCATAACCATGGCCcgtacgacgacgacgacccgccGGTGGCGGATCAGACCGTCGAGACGTCGCGAGATGCGGGCGGGGAGGCGGCCGACCACGCGGTGGTGGCACTTAAGACGCACTGCGAGCGACCGGCCGTGGCCAGGGGCGCGTCCAGGGGCAGCTTCGCGGTGCTCCTGCACGCCGtggcgccgggggcggcggccgcgaccgCGACTGCgaccgcgggcgcgcggcgcgggccgTTCGACCTCGTGACGGTGATCGACCTCAGCGGCAGCATGCGCGGCGAGAAGCTGCACCTGGTGAAGCAGGCCGTGGGGTTCGTCATCGACAACCTCGGCCCGACCGACCGCCTCAGCGTCGTCTCCTTCTCGAACGACGCGACCCGCGTGGTCCGGCTCGCAAGCATGGAGGCCGACGGGAAGGCCTCGGCGAAGCGCGCCGTGGAGGCcctcgccgcgggcggcggcaccaacATCGGCGAGGGCCTCCGCGTGGCCACATTGGTGCTCGACGACGACTCGGCTACGAACGTCCTCACCTGCGTCACCCTCCTCTCCGACGGGCGGGATGGGTACGTCTGCGTTGGCACGTCGATCTCGTGCCACCTTCGTTCAGGGGCTCAGGGAACCGCACGGCGCCCATCCACACGTTCGGCTTCGGCACCGACCACACACAGTCGCGGAGGAGACGGGCGGCACGTTCTCTTCGTCGAGAACCAGGCGGCCATCCAGACTCGTTCGCGCACTGCGTCGGCGGGCTCCTCTCGGTCGCCATGCAGGACGTGCGCGTCCCCGTGGCGTGCGTGCACCCGGGCGTGCGCGTCCTGGGCGTCAAGTCGGGCCGCTACGAGAACCGCGTCGACGCGGACCGCCGGGCCGCCTCGGTGGACGTCGGCGAGCTCTACGCGGACGAGGAGAGGCGCTTCTTGGTGTTCGTGCGCGTGCCGGCAGCCGAAGCTACGGAAGAGGTCACCCAACTGATCAAAGTGAGATGCTCGTACCGAGACGCGGTGAGAGGGTGCTGCGAAGacgtggccggcgacgacgccgtgGTGCTGAGGCCATTGTCCGAAGTGCCCGATGGCGACGCCGGACTGTCCATGGAAGTGGAGCGGGAGCGCGTCCGCGTGACAGCGACGGAGGACATAGCCGCCGCacgggcggcggccgagcgcggcgagcacgcggaggcggcgcgcaTACTCGAGAACGGGCAGGAGGCCGTGCGGCACTCGGCGCCGGGGATGGCCGGGGACCCGACGTGTGCCGCGCTGGAGAACGAGCTGagcgacctcgccgcccgcgtGGCGAGCCGGAGGGAGTACGAGCAGACGGGCCGCGCGGCCATGCTGGCCGGCACGAGTTCGCACAGGCAGCAACGCACCTTGTCGGTGGCAGTGCGGCCGCCAACACACTTTGGACGTCCGGGCCGCGGTGCTGGACGTGGGTGTATActccggcgaggaggcggagctgcaCCGCGGCCGTACGCGACTCCGGCGATGCAGAACATGGTGAACATTTTCGCGGAGCGCGCGCCAGCAGCAACATAcgtcgtcgtccccgccgccggccaagagGATGCATGTACGATATGCAGAGTGATCAGCTAACTGATTTTGCCAGATTACAAGCTTGAGTAGTTTAATTTGCTGCTGCGACGATTGTCATAGTTCATCAGCGTTCGAGAAAGTTTTCGTCTTCTGACTTCTAGCATCGCCAGATTGGGACTTGTGAGGTCTCCTGCGCATCGCTAGGCCGTCCGCTGCTATTGTTTTGGTACTTCATTTTTTTCCGATATTGTTATGCTTTCGGTTTTTCGATATATAATTTCTTATATAATATTCGGTCGGGAAAATTCTGATGAAGTCCGCAACAAATTAAAAATAGGACTATGGATGCATCTTCCGAGTAAGGACTAAAAAAGTCCGTTTCCCCAAACGAGTCTAGATTATACTTTTTATATTTTCTAGACAACACctatggattttttttcaaaaaaagttcaAATAAAGTGTATTCACGGATGTAATTTTGTGCCAATTAACTAAAACTCTAGGGTGATATATTATCTATATACCAATAGTATGTCACTACccctaaaaatatattttataatggTCAACAAACTCAATCCCATTGTTAAGTCCTAGGTTTACAAGGTCAAGTGGACAACTAATGATCCACTTAATTGGATGTCAACAGGTTGGGATTCACAACTAAGGGAGCAATACGGCATAGTATGACACTAGTGTCATGCATGAGTTGGAGGTTGTGTGATGAGGAGGAAGCTATAATAACATAAAGAATTTCACACGTGGTGATCCTATGTGAGTGAGAAGAGGAATATGGATTGTGGGAGGTATATGAGTGACTCCCATGGCACAGTTGTTGACCAAGTGTTACCTTGGGTTAGAAGTGCAATATGATGAGAGTGTTTAAAACATGACCATGCATGGTAACAAGTGATCCCAATGGCGCATGGTTGTTGACCTCACGCAAGTTGCATGGTGATATAAATGTGGTGCCATCCAAGGTATACAAGTGACATCAATGGTACAATTTTTGGCTATGGTTGACTTGGTGGTGCAACGTGGAATGTATGCAATTGCCTTTATGATAGGAACTCGTTGGGTTGAATcttgatctttcgatgagagaaggtggataacttgatttggggatggagatgacgttcacggcccgactacaactATCCtaggatgctgcgccttagcaaccgatacaccacctccaatggtcgatgcgatcttgtggagcacgatcaaccaaaccactagggtaattcctgcaagcaatcgaggaacaagtaagaacaagtagaacaagcaacttaATTGAAAATATGGAGATataaccaatctgaactcacaaagttggggttctgaatcgagtagaacggatggtctaatcgacacacgcgtctacaaggaagtagcaatggctaaactttcaacaaaacaaaactcaatctgtttgtggcggctctaatccttattaatacctagaaGGACGTCCAAGGGGGTCCTggtgtcgtgctccaaccctaggacacatTGTTATTagacccgacttgatacaaggcccatcggGCCTAAATAGGGTGACGCAGTACCGTAGGCAGAAAATATCTCTGGATCAATTTGACGATTGAGGCCACCTCAAAAAGGATATGACCATGAGTCtgaatccatatgaaaataaacttcataaggattccaagaaatacttgaacacccaaaacagaatccggatgaggtcgtggtaGCCGTTGCAAGTTGGCGCAGTGCTGCAGActgaatccagccccaaaacgtgttggatttggtctctttctttccttgggccaaaagtgacatggtggcctggtggaggacgttgggaatacttgggcttggcccccaatcaacttctttggtccttcatgccttccatgtgtgtttaacactctttttgatccacgtatgtatttctgaaaatgacaatgaacacacatcatggtgcagcatcaatttatcaaatgtatcaaaagttgctaatgtgtttgtatccgagcaggtgatgttctCATCACTTTAGATGAAACAAATGCTTGTGCAAGCTACATGAGTTTCCCCAATGATATATGTTGTGACCATGTCGAAGCTAAAGGTGTGATATGGAATATGGTAACCATTATAACATAGAAATTATTGATCATACCCAAGTCTAAGGCAACATATGGAATTTATGAGGAGATACAGTTAGCCAACAAGATATGTATTTTCACTTGGCAAAAATAGTTGCGGCAAGGGTTGGTGACTGAGGGTAGAATACAAGGGCTAGGATAAAATGGTTAAGGATAAAGCTCTAACAACTGACTGAGGACAAAGTTTTTCCATGAGAAAGGAAAAGGGCATCCCATAATTCTTTAGGGGTCAGATGATTTATACCTTCTTATCTTACCACTTACTTATCTTTCTCCATGTACTTTTTACAAGTTTACAAATGGAGCTTACGAGCATGTGACTTTCATGCATATCTATCCGATTACTTACCCAAAAACTATAAACATTGTTTTTAGTAACAGATGGTCAGCAGAGAACCCATTGCTGGTTGTAGGCTTATATGTGGAAGTAGAGAGCAATGCTAGTTGGATGTTAGACCCATGTTGTAACTTTACAACAAAAGAGAGGAATTTGGGTAGTGTCACACTAGGTGGTGGCATGTGATCTAGAGACTATTGTAATGGCTTTTGTTGCCATAGGTACCAACCAAGGGCTAGTGAGAGGCACAATATGGAAGGTAATGGAGTCACTCCATTACTATTGGCGCTTGTtaatgacacacttttaccATTGTTTATCTTAAATAATGGCATGATTATAATACCATAACCATTGATAATGTTCATCGAGCCGTCGGGTCGTTTTTGCATATGTCTTgcattttggaggatattctattttcgTAGGAACGTAATTAGATGAGGCTCGAAATCAATGACGATCCAGAGAAAGATGAAGGCTAGAGGACCCAGAAAGGGCCTTGGCCGATCGGCCCAAGGAGCCTAAGCCAATCATCCCAGGGTTCCACGGCGCCCATTCGTTCTCATCTTTGATGAGCATTCCTCCAAAGAAGACTTA encodes the following:
- the LOC101769625 gene encoding uncharacterized protein LOC101769625; the encoded protein is MGLAHLENMAAADPCAICLSDVGRGQAIFTAEGASRGSFAVLLHAVAPGAAAATATATAGARRGPFDLVTVIDLSGSMRGEKLHLVKQAVGFVIDNLGPTDRLSVVSFSNDATRVVRLASMEADGKASAKRAVEALAAGGGTNIGEGLRVATLVLDDDSATNVLTCVTLLSDGRDGGSGNRTAPIHTFGFGTDHTQSRRRRAARSLRREPGGHPDSFAHCVGGLLSVAMQDVRVPVACVHPGVRVLGVKSGRYENRVDADRRAASVDVGELYADEERRFLVFVRVPAAEATEEVTQLIKVRCSYRDAVRGCCEDVAGDDAVVLRPLSEVPDGDAGLSMEVERERVRVTATEDIAAARAAAERGEHAEAARILENGQEAVRHSAPGMAGDPTCAALENELSDLAARVASRREYEQTGRAAMLAGTSSHRQQRTLSVAVRPPTHFGRPGRGAGRGCILRRGGGAAPRPYATPAMQNMVNIFAERAPAATYVVVPAAGQEDACTICRVIS